The DNA segment TGGTCTGTATAAACAGTACCATCGTCTTTTTCAACTTTAGGCATGTGACAATCAGCACAAACTACACCGTTCTTACCGTGTATGCCCACTCTCCAAGTTTCGAAACCTGGGTGTTGAGCTTTCAGCATCGGTGCTTTAGATACTTTATGAGTCCAGTCTTTGAAGTTAAGAGCATCGTAATACTGCTCCATGTCATCGACGGTAGTACCTTGGTCCCAAGGGAATTTAACAGACTTATTTGGACCAGTGAAATAGTATTCAACGTGACACTGAGCACAAACTGTTGCTTGTTTTTCGATATCAGATTGTTGATCAAATGGCATACCAATTGACTCAAACGCGCGCTCAACATATGGACGAGTGATCATCAGATCTGGTTCGCCATTTTTGAATGCTTCGCTCTTAGTATTGTGACAATCAGAACAACCGATAGGGTTAACTATCTCGTGGCCTAAACGTGCCCATTTACCCTCAAAATAACCGTCTTCACCTTTTTCTTCAATAACACGAGCTACGTCAGGGCCTTTACAGCTCCAACATGCCATAGGCATAGGCCCTGTTTTTTCATCTTTAGGTGCGCCAGTACGAAGTGTTGCTCGTAAATCGTCTATAGCGTAAAAGTGGCCACGTGCTTTGTTATAGTCTTTAGAGAAACCGTAACCAGCCCACATAATGACCATGTTCGGATCGCCAGCTAAAGCATCCGTTTTTTCAGTACTCTCAGAAGTTGCTTTCCAAGTTTCGTATTGTTGTGAATGACTGCTCTCGAATGACTCGTTACGAGGGTCGCCAATCTTACCGTCTGCAGCTACAACAACAGAAGCGCTTAACAAGCCCGCCGCTAAAATTGCTACTGACTTAGATACCCAGTGCTTACTCATGGTGTTATCTCCATGTTTATATGATTATTCAATTTATTACTCCGTTTATTTTTATACCTAGCGTTGTGGACTGGTATCCTAAATAAGAATAGGAGGTACCCGTATATATTAGACGTAAAA comes from the Vibrio sp. DW001 genome and includes:
- the nrfA gene encoding ammonia-forming nitrite reductase cytochrome c552 subunit, with amino-acid sequence MSKHWVSKSVAILAAGLLSASVVVAADGKIGDPRNESFESSHSQQYETWKATSESTEKTDALAGDPNMVIMWAGYGFSKDYNKARGHFYAIDDLRATLRTGAPKDEKTGPMPMACWSCKGPDVARVIEEKGEDGYFEGKWARLGHEIVNPIGCSDCHNTKSEAFKNGEPDLMITRPYVERAFESIGMPFDQQSDIEKQATVCAQCHVEYYFTGPNKSVKFPWDQGTTVDDMEQYYDALNFKDWTHKVSKAPMLKAQHPGFETWRVGIHGKNGVVCADCHMPKVEKDDGTVYTDHKVGNPLDAFDNTCAQCHTQEKEYFQGVVSTRKAQVTNMKLIAEKQIVAAHFEAGEAWKAGATEEEMKDILMDIRHAQWRWDYAIASHGVHMHAPEVALEILGTAVDRAADARTKIIRLLAKKGITDPIQIPDISTKAAAQKALGMDMDKMNAEKQEFLKTLVPEWEAKAKARQDKYTY